In a genomic window of Candidatus Bathyarchaeota archaeon:
- a CDS encoding DUF354 domain-containing protein, which yields MKVWYDACTGKQIRYGAAIGKRLRAEGHEFVFTTREHPDTVPLAKLLGENPVVVGKYSPSTLASRLIESANRIIEFSQMFGNQKPDVAIAHQSVELCRVAFGLGIPIITTADTPHAYAVNRLTLPYAHTVVISKALPQSFPKKYGAQNIIQFSGVDEVAWIKNFKPKKTAKTKPLIVLRQVETKAAYATNKQDNAQTLAEQLRKLGDVHLLERYGSTGDVFGEKANFEDSASLVANADLVVSYGGTISREAALQGVPSIATSDMANTNVNTYLVKKGFPFYITTEHGVMRYAKALLGKRFDVSDKLAALENPVDVITKVAQTLNR from the coding sequence ATGAAAGTCTGGTATGACGCCTGCACGGGCAAACAAATCCGCTACGGAGCCGCCATCGGCAAACGCCTCCGCGCAGAAGGCCACGAATTTGTTTTCACCACACGTGAACACCCTGATACGGTTCCGCTCGCAAAACTTCTCGGCGAAAACCCCGTAGTCGTGGGCAAATACAGCCCCAGCACCCTCGCATCCCGACTCATAGAAAGCGCCAACCGCATAATCGAATTCTCCCAAATGTTTGGCAACCAAAAACCCGACGTCGCCATCGCCCACCAATCCGTCGAACTCTGCCGCGTCGCCTTCGGCTTGGGCATCCCCATAATCACAACCGCCGACACCCCCCACGCATACGCCGTCAACCGACTAACCCTCCCCTACGCCCACACCGTCGTCATCTCCAAAGCCCTACCCCAAAGCTTCCCAAAAAAATATGGCGCCCAAAACATCATCCAATTCAGCGGCGTAGACGAAGTCGCATGGATCAAAAACTTCAAACCCAAAAAAACAGCCAAAACCAAACCCCTTATCGTTCTGCGACAAGTCGAAACCAAAGCCGCCTACGCCACAAACAAACAAGACAACGCCCAAACCCTAGCAGAACAGCTCCGAAAACTCGGAGACGTGCATTTACTCGAAAGATACGGCTCCACGGGCGATGTGTTTGGAGAAAAAGCAAACTTTGAAGACTCCGCAAGTTTAGTGGCAAACGCCGACTTAGTTGTCAGTTACGGCGGCACTATCTCCCGCGAAGCCGCCCTGCAAGGCGTACCAAGCATCGCTACCTCAGATATGGCAAACACCAACGTCAACACCTACCTCGTCAAAAAAGGATTCCCCTTCTACATAACCACCGAACACGGCGTAATGCGCTACGCAAAAGCGCTGTTGGGCAAACGGTTCGACGTTTCAGACAAGCTTGCGGCATTAGAGAACCCTGTTGATGTCATCACAAAAGTTGCCCAAACCCTAAACCGATAA
- a CDS encoding MoaD/ThiS family protein, producing MTITVKFVGALRHLSGKTQFTLNLPADATIKDAVEEICRQLPNVKHVFSDQTLNSAQSNSLVLVNGKEISVLAGYQTKLRDGDEVVFVPVVHGG from the coding sequence ATGACTATCACCGTGAAATTTGTCGGTGCCCTGCGTCATCTTTCAGGCAAAACCCAATTCACACTTAACCTTCCAGCAGACGCCACAATCAAAGATGCTGTTGAAGAAATCTGCCGACAACTCCCCAACGTAAAACACGTATTCAGTGACCAAACCCTAAACAGCGCCCAATCCAACAGTCTAGTCCTTGTCAACGGGAAAGAAATCAGCGTACTGGCAGGTTACCAAACGAAGCTACGTGACGGCGACGAAGTCGTGTTTGTCCCTGTAGTTCATGGTGGATAA
- a CDS encoding C39 family peptidase translates to MARLEVKHFHQPEDLYCTPTCLKMCLDAVCKKHKIKGLKVFTLSKIAKITKTTPIDGTPPRAVEFMNSHLLKARPSLKFIYHEGSKFPEIEKELNKKQLPVIVFLNPKEKPPKGTTKFMHAVVIVEYDSVNRIVYFDDPLEDKEETAIQSLDVGTFVRRWEWETKWVQILLGKDQTYISGYLEQGGPEIE, encoded by the coding sequence TTGGCTAGACTTGAGGTAAAACACTTTCACCAACCAGAAGACCTGTATTGCACCCCAACTTGTCTCAAAATGTGTTTAGATGCCGTTTGCAAAAAGCATAAAATAAAAGGTCTAAAGGTTTTTACGCTCAGCAAGATTGCAAAGATAACGAAGACCACCCCTATTGACGGAACCCCGCCTAGAGCCGTAGAATTTATGAATTCACATTTACTAAAAGCTAGACCTAGTTTAAAGTTCATTTATCATGAAGGATCAAAGTTTCCTGAAATAGAGAAAGAGTTGAACAAGAAGCAACTTCCAGTAATTGTATTCCTAAATCCGAAGGAAAAACCTCCAAAAGGAACAACCAAATTTATGCACGCTGTCGTGATAGTAGAGTATGATTCGGTCAATCGCATTGTCTATTTTGATGACCCACTAGAGGATAAAGAAGAAACCGCAATTCAAAGCCTAGATGTTGGAACATTTGTGAGACGATGGGAATGGGAAACAAAATGGGTGCAAATTTTATTAGGTAAAGACCAAACTTACATATCAGGGTATTTAGAACAAGGAGGGCCCGAAATTGAGTAA
- a CDS encoding ribbon-helix-helix domain-containing protein produces MVKVKLTVTVSPETIHWIDEQVKQGHFADRSHAVQYSLHKVKELIDKEEIKF; encoded by the coding sequence ATGGTAAAAGTAAAGCTCACAGTCACAGTCTCCCCCGAAACAATCCACTGGATAGACGAACAAGTCAAGCAAGGACACTTCGCCGACCGCAGCCACGCAGTCCAATACTCCCTCCACAAAGTCAAAGAATTAATCGACAAAGAAGAAATCAAATTCTAA
- a CDS encoding TrmB family transcriptional regulator — protein MAVNDETRSALREMGLNAYEIDTYLALLEGGQMTAMEISQQANVPYSKIYEVLNELKQKGWIKSSEDRPFKYYPVPPLEATRITKLRLEDKYAGWENTLADTLQPLYEKRELVERPDMLILRGQQATLGKVKEVVSKATIEIVIAAPEFAKPLIAMAEPLLGNGLKKTVKVKLMAAGSKEDWSFIKKFSGLSEMRIRDHMFGGGIIADGKEAMLFLGEDKPSLVIWSNHVGLVGFAREYFQFLWDSSATT, from the coding sequence ATGGCAGTAAACGACGAAACCCGTTCTGCACTACGCGAAATGGGGTTAAACGCCTACGAAATCGACACGTACCTTGCACTTCTAGAAGGCGGCCAAATGACAGCTATGGAAATCAGCCAACAAGCCAACGTGCCCTACAGCAAAATCTACGAAGTCCTCAACGAGCTAAAACAGAAAGGCTGGATAAAAAGCAGCGAAGACCGCCCCTTCAAATATTACCCCGTTCCCCCGCTAGAAGCCACCCGCATAACCAAACTACGCCTAGAAGACAAATATGCAGGATGGGAAAACACCCTCGCTGACACACTTCAACCACTCTATGAGAAACGAGAACTAGTCGAACGCCCTGACATGCTAATTCTGCGAGGACAACAAGCGACACTGGGAAAAGTCAAAGAAGTCGTCAGCAAAGCCACCATTGAAATAGTCATAGCAGCCCCCGAATTCGCCAAACCCCTAATCGCTATGGCTGAACCTCTCTTAGGCAACGGATTAAAAAAGACCGTAAAGGTAAAGCTGATGGCAGCAGGCAGCAAAGAAGACTGGAGTTTCATCAAAAAATTCAGCGGCCTAAGCGAGATGCGTATTAGGGATCACATGTTTGGCGGCGGCATAATCGCGGACGGCAAAGAAGCCATGCTGTTTTTGGGTGAGGATAAGCCTAGCCTTGTTATATGGAGTAATCATGTTGGCTTAGTGGGGTTTGCACGCGAGTATTTCCAGTTCCTTTGGGATAGCTCCGCAACTACATAG
- a CDS encoding glycerate kinase gives MLIKNKQALIENGEKSSLRRARSLALDSIQIAINAVDPKKLVAAQLTLKENHLQVHGHSFDLAQFYHIYVVGGGKASGQMAEAIEAVLGDGLTEGVVNVPYGDPSRTEKIRLQPASHPLPDQAGVEGAKQMLKLAEKATENDLVICLISGGGSSLLCCPRNGISLKDKQELTSALLRSGATINEINSVRKHLSGFKGGWLAKKAYPATIISIILSDVVGDPLDVIASGPTVADVTTFADAKSVLEKYELWTNLSDSVRKVIMNGIKGHIAETPKPADPAFERVFNVVLGNNRTACLAAKEHLEREGVDTVLLTSTIEGEAKCVGNILSAIAREVLASGNPKPKPVAIIAGGETTVKVTGSGKGGRNQELALSAAQKLDIEGAVVVCVGTDGVDGPTDAAGAIADSSTLKRAATAGLNPREFLAANDSYHFFAALGDLVFTGQTGTNVNDIAIIIVL, from the coding sequence GTGCTGATAAAAAACAAGCAGGCACTAATCGAAAACGGCGAAAAATCAAGCCTAAGAAGAGCCCGCAGCTTAGCCCTCGACAGCATACAAATCGCTATAAACGCTGTAGACCCCAAAAAGCTGGTTGCAGCACAACTTACCCTAAAAGAAAACCATCTGCAAGTGCACGGGCACAGTTTTGATTTAGCCCAGTTCTATCACATATATGTGGTTGGCGGGGGAAAAGCATCAGGACAAATGGCAGAGGCAATAGAGGCAGTTTTAGGTGACGGATTGACCGAGGGGGTAGTTAACGTACCCTACGGAGACCCCAGCCGAACAGAAAAAATACGGCTTCAACCAGCAAGCCACCCCCTACCTGACCAAGCCGGAGTCGAAGGAGCCAAACAAATGCTCAAATTAGCCGAAAAAGCAACCGAAAACGATTTGGTCATATGCCTAATCTCGGGCGGTGGCTCTAGCCTCCTGTGCTGCCCACGCAACGGCATCAGCCTAAAAGATAAACAAGAACTCACGTCCGCCTTACTCAGAAGCGGAGCCACAATAAACGAGATAAATTCTGTTAGGAAGCATCTTTCAGGCTTCAAGGGCGGCTGGCTTGCCAAAAAAGCATACCCCGCCACAATAATAAGCATCATTCTTTCTGATGTGGTCGGGGACCCATTGGATGTCATCGCGTCGGGACCTACCGTGGCTGATGTTACAACGTTTGCTGACGCCAAAAGCGTTTTAGAGAAATACGAGTTATGGACAAACCTGTCTGATTCGGTTCGAAAAGTGATTATGAACGGCATAAAGGGACATATCGCTGAGACGCCAAAGCCCGCTGACCCTGCCTTTGAGCGAGTTTTTAATGTTGTTTTGGGCAATAATCGAACTGCCTGCCTTGCCGCCAAAGAACATCTAGAAAGGGAAGGGGTAGACACGGTTTTGTTGACTTCGACTATAGAGGGGGAAGCCAAATGTGTCGGCAATATCCTGTCCGCCATAGCCAGAGAAGTTCTTGCTTCAGGTAACCCTAAACCTAAACCCGTAGCCATTATAGCTGGCGGAGAAACAACCGTTAAAGTCACAGGCAGCGGCAAAGGAGGACGCAACCAAGAACTCGCTTTGTCCGCGGCGCAAAAACTTGACATTGAGGGGGCAGTGGTTGTTTGTGTGGGCACTGATGGCGTGGATGGCCCCACAGATGCTGCTGGAGCAATCGCTGACTCTTCAACACTCAAACGAGCGGCAACCGCAGGGTTAAATCCAAGGGAGTTTTTGGCAGCAAACGACTCCTACCACTTCTTCGCCGCGCTAGGAGACCTCGTGTTTACGGGGCAAACCGGAACCAACGTTAACGATATAGCTATAATCATCGTCCTCTAA
- a CDS encoding radical SAM protein — protein sequence MKDIKPTKSLCPECLKPIDATIFEDEGKVFIKKDCPQHGHFQELYWSDYDQYVRAEKFRSEGTGVENPRTEKKLGCPSDCGICPEHKSHTALAIIDITNRCNLKCPVCFANANYAGYVYEPTMEQVVGMLENLRATKPVPAQALQFSGGEPTIRKELPTMVRKAKELGFNHVEVNTNGLRLSQDVEFCKELKEAGVSTIYLQFDGLTSDVYKYIRGVDLLDIKMKALENLSAAGWNSVVLVVTLVKGVNDSQLGDIVRFAAKNCDVVRCINVQPVSLCGRLPPDEREKMRITIPDFMKKVEEQTEGVIKTSDFYPVPVVVPVSKAVGAIKDKRYVEFTSHPHCGMATFVFIEDGKITPITRYGNIDKFVATLQSVYDDAAKGNKSKAKLRLVGAGRHIKFGFLRKYVLKVLVNGDYKSLGDFARSAVLISSMHFMDPYNFDLERVQRCVIHYAVPDGRIIPFCTMNSIHRADVEKKLGVPIKEWQNKHKVEISQTI from the coding sequence ATGAAAGATATTAAACCGACTAAAAGTCTCTGTCCTGAATGCCTCAAACCTATCGATGCTACTATCTTTGAAGATGAAGGAAAAGTTTTCATCAAAAAAGATTGTCCCCAGCATGGTCATTTTCAGGAACTTTACTGGTCAGACTACGACCAATATGTACGCGCCGAAAAATTCCGCAGTGAAGGAACAGGTGTAGAAAATCCGCGAACCGAGAAGAAGCTTGGTTGCCCTAGTGACTGTGGCATCTGCCCAGAACACAAATCCCACACTGCCCTAGCAATCATTGACATAACCAACCGCTGCAACCTCAAATGCCCCGTCTGTTTTGCTAACGCAAACTACGCAGGCTACGTTTACGAGCCCACTATGGAGCAGGTTGTTGGCATGCTGGAGAACCTGCGTGCAACTAAACCTGTACCAGCACAGGCCTTGCAGTTCAGCGGTGGAGAACCAACCATCCGCAAAGAACTCCCAACTATGGTCCGTAAAGCCAAGGAATTAGGCTTTAACCACGTTGAAGTTAACACTAACGGCTTACGTCTCAGCCAAGACGTGGAATTCTGCAAGGAACTCAAAGAAGCAGGCGTCAGCACAATCTATCTCCAGTTTGATGGCTTAACCTCAGATGTATACAAGTACATCCGTGGCGTCGACTTGCTTGACATAAAGATGAAAGCCCTCGAGAACCTTAGCGCCGCCGGCTGGAACAGCGTCGTGCTGGTTGTTACCCTAGTTAAGGGCGTTAACGACAGTCAACTAGGTGACATCGTAAGGTTTGCAGCTAAAAACTGTGACGTCGTACGGTGCATTAACGTTCAGCCAGTTTCACTCTGTGGTCGTTTGCCGCCTGATGAACGCGAAAAGATGCGTATCACTATCCCTGACTTCATGAAAAAAGTCGAGGAACAAACTGAAGGTGTGATTAAAACCAGCGACTTTTACCCTGTTCCCGTGGTCGTTCCCGTCTCGAAAGCGGTTGGCGCCATCAAAGACAAACGCTACGTCGAATTCACATCGCACCCCCACTGCGGCATGGCAACGTTTGTCTTCATTGAAGACGGTAAAATTACGCCAATCACCCGATACGGCAACATTGACAAATTCGTCGCGACCCTTCAAAGCGTCTATGACGATGCAGCCAAAGGCAACAAGAGCAAAGCTAAACTCCGCCTTGTCGGTGCCGGTCGCCACATCAAATTCGGATTCCTACGCAAATACGTGCTCAAAGTGCTGGTTAACGGAGACTACAAGTCGCTTGGCGACTTTGCGCGCTCTGCAGTTCTGATTTCCTCGATGCACTTCATGGATCCCTATAACTTTGACCTTGAACGTGTTCAGCGCTGTGTCATTCACTATGCAGTTCCCGACGGCAGAATCATACCTTTCTGTACAATGAACTCTATTCACCGTGCTGATGTAGAAAAGAAACTTGGTGTGCCAATCAAAGAGTGGCAAAACAAACATAAGGTTGAAATAAGTCAGACAATTTAA
- a CDS encoding cyclophilin-like fold protein: protein MSNDEGVSRIKIKFLIEGLGEAEGELVRFLAPRTIDAIVRKFPVEGRAALWKEEVYFEIPIKMGEEKSKATVEAGTIAFWPMGSALCVFYGKSQPYSPVNVLGKITGNLEIFKQIKSGLTIRAQLAST, encoded by the coding sequence TTGAGTAATGACGAAGGCGTTTCGCGGATAAAAATAAAGTTTCTCATCGAGGGGTTAGGGGAAGCAGAGGGGGAACTTGTTCGTTTCTTAGCGCCACGAACTATCGACGCTATTGTCCGAAAATTCCCTGTAGAGGGACGGGCAGCTCTTTGGAAAGAAGAAGTCTATTTTGAAATTCCCATAAAAATGGGGGAAGAAAAATCCAAAGCCACCGTAGAAGCTGGCACTATAGCGTTTTGGCCTATGGGCAGCGCTTTGTGCGTGTTCTATGGAAAATCTCAACCCTACAGTCCAGTAAACGTTTTAGGCAAAATTACGGGAAACCTAGAAATATTTAAGCAAATAAAAAGCGGCTTAACAATCAGAGCACAGTTAGCCTCAACTTAA
- a CDS encoding S-adenosyl-l-methionine hydroxide adenosyltransferase family protein, with the protein MITLTTDFGLKDPYVAEMKGVILSLNQNAVLIDITHEVAKFDVREAAFALASAAPYFPAGTVHLGVVDPGVGTARRGIVVETQRGFFVGPDNGILMLAAQQQGIKHVYELVNPKFRRAEVSGTFHGRDIFAPAAAYLDLGVKSSEFGPEVTDPKTPTFANVTQKDGGWAGEVLHVDGFGNIITNLQPKQLPQTQTITLKIADLNLTLPFVKTYGDTEPQTAIALIGSHGFLEVALNQGSAAEKFQAKPGSRVEVLSV; encoded by the coding sequence TTGATTACGTTGACAACGGATTTTGGGTTAAAAGACCCCTATGTAGCCGAAATGAAAGGCGTCATCTTATCCCTAAACCAAAACGCCGTGCTTATCGACATAACTCATGAAGTCGCTAAATTTGATGTCCGAGAGGCGGCCTTCGCGTTGGCTTCAGCGGCTCCCTATTTTCCCGCGGGCACGGTGCATTTGGGGGTAGTTGATCCGGGGGTAGGCACCGCTCGACGGGGCATTGTGGTGGAGACGCAGCGGGGGTTTTTTGTGGGACCCGACAACGGCATTTTGATGCTTGCAGCCCAGCAGCAAGGCATCAAACATGTCTATGAGTTAGTTAACCCAAAGTTTAGGCGGGCTGAAGTGTCAGGTACGTTTCATGGGCGAGACATATTCGCACCAGCTGCAGCCTACTTGGATTTGGGCGTGAAGTCTTCGGAGTTTGGACCCGAAGTGACTGACCCCAAAACGCCCACATTTGCCAACGTAACTCAGAAAGATGGCGGTTGGGCGGGTGAGGTGCTGCATGTGGATGGGTTTGGCAACATCATCACCAACCTTCAACCCAAACAGCTTCCCCAAACCCAAACAATAACCCTAAAAATAGCCGACCTAAACCTAACGCTTCCCTTTGTAAAAACCTACGGCGACACCGAACCCCAAACCGCAATCGCATTAATTGGCAGTCACGGCTTTTTAGAAGTCGCACTAAATCAGGGTAGTGCCGCAGAAAAATTCCAAGCTAAGCCGGGAAGCCGAGTTGAAGTGTTATCGGTTTAG
- a CDS encoding NFYB/HAP3 family transcription factor subunit: MTELEIAVAPMHRLCKKAGADRVSEAAAKELAKALEEIGVKVAKEALDFAMHAGRKTIKAEDIEIAAKKVMGK, translated from the coding sequence ATGACAGAATTAGAAATAGCTGTAGCCCCCATGCACAGATTATGCAAGAAAGCAGGCGCTGACAGAGTAAGCGAAGCAGCAGCAAAAGAACTAGCAAAGGCACTTGAGGAAATCGGCGTAAAAGTAGCTAAAGAGGCACTTGATTTTGCGATGCACGCCGGAAGAAAAACAATCAAAGCCGAAGACATAGAGATTGCTGCAAAAAAAGTCATGGGCAAATAA
- a CDS encoding TatD family hydrolase, producing the protein MKLVDAHIHLSDAGYAGHIEEVIADAKEAGLVALVTNSLDLKSCQNDLKLAEQYPDLVYPAMGIHPWNVNVLQENELEDTVEFILKNKGKIRAIGEIGLDNKYETIWEKQTMVFDRMLHLAETLNLPVIIHSRGTTDKIVDMLPSYNLKRVLLHWFSYPMTVLAKAIDSGYYITEGPPVTYSNGIREVVENTPLTNFLTETDGPVTYWKKPFNGQLTKPSYIQNVVAAVAEIKKIPPEEVAQQIVENFETFFNIKLN; encoded by the coding sequence ATGAAACTTGTAGACGCACATATCCATCTCTCAGACGCAGGATACGCAGGCCATATTGAAGAGGTAATAGCAGACGCAAAAGAAGCTGGGTTAGTAGCCCTAGTAACCAACTCGTTGGACCTCAAAAGCTGCCAAAACGACCTCAAACTAGCCGAACAATATCCTGACTTAGTTTATCCAGCAATGGGCATCCACCCCTGGAATGTGAATGTTCTTCAAGAAAACGAACTTGAAGACACCGTTGAGTTCATCCTAAAAAATAAAGGAAAAATTCGGGCAATAGGAGAAATCGGCTTAGACAACAAATATGAAACCATCTGGGAAAAACAAACCATGGTGTTTGACCGCATGCTGCACCTCGCCGAAACCCTCAATCTGCCAGTCATAATCCATTCAAGAGGCACAACCGACAAAATCGTAGATATGCTACCCTCATACAACCTCAAACGGGTGCTGCTCCACTGGTTTAGTTATCCTATGACCGTGCTCGCCAAAGCTATAGACAGCGGCTACTACATCACCGAGGGTCCCCCAGTAACCTACTCCAATGGCATCCGAGAAGTCGTCGAAAACACGCCCCTAACAAACTTTCTAACCGAAACCGATGGCCCCGTAACCTACTGGAAAAAACCCTTCAACGGACAATTAACCAAGCCCTCCTACATCCAAAACGTCGTGGCTGCAGTAGCTGAAATCAAAAAAATACCCCCCGAAGAAGTCGCGCAACAAATAGTTGAGAACTTTGAAACCTTCTTTAATATAAAACTAAACTAA
- a CDS encoding 30S ribosomal protein S17e — MGKVKTEQIKHLGKELMEKFPNKFNTNFDDNKRLVDQLTQGTTTRVRNKTAGYITRTIALAKAQNADDDVDIEEVAE, encoded by the coding sequence CTGGGAAAAGTAAAAACTGAACAGATAAAACACCTCGGCAAAGAACTGATGGAAAAGTTTCCAAACAAATTCAACACTAACTTTGATGACAATAAACGCTTAGTCGACCAACTAACACAAGGCACCACAACACGCGTACGCAACAAAACCGCTGGTTATATCACACGCACCATTGCACTCGCAAAAGCTCAAAACGCCGATGATGATGTAGACATCGAAGAAGTTGCCGAATAA